A single genomic interval of Ruminococcus sp. NK3A76 harbors:
- a CDS encoding ABC transporter ATP-binding protein, with the protein MELLKIEHIEKYYGSKSSLTKAIDDISLTVNEGEFTAIMGASGSGKTTLLNVISTIDRVTAGKITLESTDITALRGKELNKFRRDKLGFIFQDFNLLDTLTAYENIALALTIKKEPADRIAQRINEVAAQLEITDVLNKYPYQMSGGQKQRVASARAIVTSPRLVLADEPTGALDSKSSKLLLERFNFLNREQNATILMVTHDSFTASYASRVIFIKDGKVFNELSRGENTRKQFFDRIIDVVTLLGGDLSDAL; encoded by the coding sequence ATGGAACTGCTTAAAATAGAGCACATAGAAAAATACTACGGCAGCAAGTCGAGCCTGACTAAGGCGATAGACGACATCTCGCTGACGGTCAATGAAGGGGAGTTCACGGCGATAATGGGCGCATCGGGCAGCGGCAAGACGACGCTTTTAAATGTCATATCGACTATCGACCGTGTGACTGCCGGAAAGATAACGCTTGAAAGCACAGACATAACAGCCCTCAGGGGCAAGGAGCTAAACAAGTTCAGGCGTGACAAGCTGGGGTTCATATTTCAGGATTTCAACCTGCTCGACACGCTGACGGCGTATGAGAACATAGCCCTCGCACTCACGATAAAGAAAGAGCCTGCCGACAGGATAGCACAGCGCATAAACGAGGTCGCAGCACAGCTGGAGATAACCGATGTGCTGAACAAATACCCCTATCAGATGTCGGGCGGCCAGAAGCAGAGGGTGGCATCGGCAAGGGCGATAGTCACATCACCGAGGCTTGTGCTCGCAGACGAGCCGACAGGCGCTCTTGACTCAAAGAGCTCGAAGCTGCTGCTCGAACGCTTCAACTTCCTTAACCGTGAGCAGAATGCGACTATACTTATGGTAACGCACGACAGCTTCACGGCAAGCTATGCGAGCCGTGTGATATTCATAAAGGACGGCAAGGTGTTCAACGAGCTGTCAAGGGGCGAGAATACAAGAAAGCAGTTCTTTGACAGGATAATTGATGTAGTAACTCTCCTCGGAGGTGACTTAAGCGATGCTCTTTAA
- a CDS encoding EAL domain-containing protein: MKRQMTEQEIVACFDDAINFGHIYAAFQPKINHSTGRMIGAEALMRWEHPVYGMQYPSDFIPVLEKNDLIYRADLAMFESVCRLQRRCLDGKENAVPISVNMSRYDIYRKNYVDEIEKLRAQYDIPVSLIHVEVTETSAIGGMELVSGVLRKLHGFNYVVEMDDFGSGYSSLNVLKDLEVDIIKLDMRFLSGSIGGRGGTIISAIVQMAKWLGTPVIAEGVETMEQADYMKSIGCKYVQGYLYSKPVTVDEFIKKLGQIEHEPVAPALDLIKTMDAGKFWDPSSMETLIFNNFVGGAAIFSYQDGKAEILRVNKKYVREIGMNLLEQDILGADPWQCMDDDNRAKYEKKLREAIETNDEVTVETWRTVCSKTCGEDDICIRSSIRLIGRTEQQFLFYAMVQNITAEKRRFDNLYNSERRFRFASEHANIYAWEVDIATREMRPCFRCMRDLNVPPVVHNYPEPLIKNGLFPPDYADMYREWMRKLESGEADSLEGIIPLTVGRVPFYVRYTLERDETGRPLKAYGSATLVVEP, from the coding sequence ATGAAACGACAGATGACTGAGCAGGAGATCGTCGCCTGCTTTGACGATGCGATAAACTTCGGGCATATCTATGCGGCATTCCAGCCGAAGATAAACCATTCGACAGGGCGCATGATAGGCGCCGAGGCGCTTATGAGGTGGGAGCACCCGGTCTACGGAATGCAGTATCCTTCCGACTTCATACCCGTGCTTGAAAAAAATGACCTTATCTACAGGGCAGACCTTGCGATGTTCGAGTCGGTATGCAGGCTGCAAAGAAGATGTCTTGACGGGAAGGAAAATGCCGTGCCGATATCTGTCAATATGTCACGCTACGACATCTACCGAAAGAACTACGTCGATGAGATAGAAAAGCTGCGAGCTCAGTATGACATACCTGTGAGCCTGATACACGTCGAGGTGACGGAGACATCTGCCATAGGCGGCATGGAGCTTGTTTCCGGGGTGCTCAGAAAGCTGCACGGCTTTAACTATGTGGTCGAGATGGACGATTTCGGCAGCGGATATTCCTCGCTCAACGTTTTAAAAGACCTTGAGGTCGATATAATCAAGCTCGATATGCGCTTTTTGAGCGGCAGCATAGGCGGCAGGGGCGGCACGATAATCAGTGCTATCGTGCAGATGGCAAAATGGCTCGGCACGCCTGTTATCGCCGAGGGTGTCGAAACTATGGAGCAGGCAGACTACATGAAGAGCATCGGCTGCAAGTATGTGCAGGGGTATCTCTACTCAAAGCCTGTGACGGTTGATGAATTCATAAAAAAGCTCGGGCAGATAGAGCACGAGCCGGTAGCGCCTGCGCTTGACCTGATAAAGACTATGGACGCCGGGAAGTTCTGGGACCCGTCGTCTATGGAGACGCTGATATTCAACAACTTCGTGGGCGGTGCGGCGATATTCTCCTATCAGGACGGCAAGGCCGAGATACTCAGAGTCAACAAGAAATACGTCCGTGAGATAGGCATGAACCTGCTCGAACAGGACATTCTCGGCGCTGACCCCTGGCAGTGCATGGACGATGACAACAGGGCAAAGTACGAGAAAAAGCTCAGAGAAGCGATAGAGACAAACGACGAGGTGACGGTGGAGACATGGCGCACCGTCTGCTCAAAGACCTGCGGTGAGGACGACATATGCATACGTTCAAGCATTCGCCTTATCGGCAGGACAGAGCAGCAGTTCCTTTTCTACGCTATGGTGCAGAACATCACCGCCGAAAAGCGGCGCTTTGACAATCTCTACAACAGCGAGCGGCGTTTCAGGTTTGCAAGCGAGCACGCAAACATATACGCATGGGAGGTAGACATAGCCACGAGGGAGATGCGCCCGTGCTTTAGGTGTATGCGTGACCTAAACGTTCCGCCGGTGGTGCATAACTACCCCGAGCCGCTTATCAAGAACGGCTTATTCCCTCCCGACTATGCGGATATGTACCGTGAGTGGATGAGAAAGCTCGAATCCGGCGAGGCGGACAGTCTTGAAGGGATCATCCCTCTGACAGTCGGCAGGGTGCCTTTCTATGTAAGGTACACCTTAGAGCGTGACGAGACAGGCAGGCCGCTAAAGGCCTACGGCTCGGCAACGCTTGTTGTGGAACCGTAA
- a CDS encoding right-handed parallel beta-helix repeat-containing protein produces the protein MKWDMIKRTGCILTASLMIACCAPQFGDVSLLSDTQITAQAASPVTIKLKVKDGAKIGKALNDALLDASKKAAKKKTTVTVKVPKGTYILDQTLHMFSNTTLDVTGCTLKSDKTFHNLLILGTNGRYKGVDEFNSSSKAKGYTSCVNVKIKGGTWVGSNKNKATPFRLAHAKNVTLEGMTIKGGNYACHQVETAAINGLYIRKCTFKDFKPINYLGKGHYECIQIDIPCSSRAYKCCYLDGTPSKNIEITGCRFTNVSRGLGTHSQLVGAYHSNIKITDNTFTNVQEEAIVALNYINCTIARNKITNAGGGILFENAKFSGSGSKIDSMYTTVFDGKKAYKKSVVYDVNSTISDNTMTIVYSKDCDRIQGIRVHGLNVDKACKGGDNKTIPRKNYYISGVTVKNNKITTAGYGIFVDDARNTTVTGNTITQRSVSSKDSCKDKYDGIFLSSGCRSVVLEKNKISGFKRNGIFLMTGSASSRIKGNTISSCKKNGIYLYDNASGGKIISNTVKNCTEHGIVLNTGCKAAEIKDNELSGFGGSGVYLNQNSSVNGAVSGNRISSCEGSGIVLNNSSDAESITDNTVSDTGKYGIFLNGSRVSTISSNAVSVTQYGINIHGGSRVEAGIFANTFSRNSVKDIRVSADSYGYIEPED, from the coding sequence ATGAAATGGGATATGATTAAAAGAACAGGCTGCATACTCACGGCTTCGCTGATGATAGCGTGCTGTGCGCCGCAGTTTGGCGATGTGAGCCTTCTTTCGGACACTCAGATAACGGCGCAGGCAGCATCGCCTGTTACAATAAAGCTAAAGGTCAAGGACGGGGCGAAGATAGGCAAGGCGCTAAACGATGCCCTGCTCGACGCATCGAAAAAGGCCGCCAAGAAAAAGACGACCGTGACGGTCAAGGTGCCGAAAGGCACATACATACTCGACCAGACGCTGCATATGTTTTCAAACACCACGCTCGATGTGACAGGCTGCACGCTCAAAAGCGACAAGACCTTCCACAACCTGCTCATTCTGGGAACTAACGGCAGGTACAAGGGCGTTGATGAATTCAATTCAAGCAGCAAGGCAAAGGGCTATACCTCATGCGTGAATGTCAAGATAAAGGGCGGCACATGGGTAGGCAGCAACAAGAACAAGGCAACGCCTTTCCGTCTTGCCCACGCAAAGAATGTGACATTGGAGGGCATGACCATAAAGGGCGGCAACTACGCCTGCCATCAGGTGGAAACTGCGGCGATAAACGGGCTTTACATAAGAAAATGCACGTTTAAGGACTTCAAGCCGATAAACTATTTAGGCAAGGGGCATTATGAGTGCATACAGATAGATATCCCTTGCAGCAGCAGGGCATACAAGTGCTGCTACCTTGACGGCACGCCGAGCAAGAATATCGAGATAACAGGCTGCAGGTTCACAAACGTTTCCCGTGGCCTTGGCACTCACTCACAGCTCGTGGGGGCTTATCACAGCAACATTAAGATAACCGACAATACCTTCACAAACGTGCAGGAGGAAGCGATAGTCGCACTAAACTACATAAACTGCACGATAGCCAGAAACAAGATAACAAACGCAGGCGGCGGCATACTGTTTGAAAATGCAAAGTTCTCAGGCTCGGGCAGCAAGATAGACTCTATGTACACCACCGTGTTTGACGGCAAGAAGGCATACAAAAAGAGTGTTGTCTATGATGTTAACAGCACGATATCCGACAACACGATGACGATAGTCTATTCAAAGGACTGCGACAGGATACAGGGCATAAGAGTTCACGGGCTGAATGTTGACAAAGCCTGCAAGGGCGGCGACAACAAGACCATACCCAGGAAAAACTACTACATCAGCGGTGTGACGGTCAAAAACAACAAGATAACCACCGCAGGCTACGGCATATTCGTAGACGATGCAAGAAACACCACTGTGACCGGCAACACGATAACTCAGAGATCGGTAAGCTCAAAGGACAGCTGCAAGGACAAGTATGACGGCATATTCCTTTCCTCCGGGTGCAGGAGCGTGGTGCTTGAAAAGAACAAGATAAGCGGCTTTAAGCGCAACGGCATATTCCTGATGACAGGGTCGGCATCAAGCAGGATAAAGGGCAACACGATATCCTCCTGCAAAAAGAATGGCATATATCTCTACGACAACGCATCGGGCGGCAAGATAATATCAAACACTGTAAAAAACTGCACCGAGCACGGCATAGTGCTGAATACCGGCTGCAAGGCGGCAGAGATAAAGGACAACGAGCTGTCAGGCTTCGGCGGCAGCGGCGTTTATCTTAATCAGAACTCCTCAGTGAACGGTGCTGTCTCGGGCAACAGGATATCCTCCTGCGAGGGCAGCGGCATCGTGCTCAATAACAGTTCAGATGCTGAGAGTATAACCGACAACACAGTGTCAGACACCGGGAAATACGGCATATTCTTAAACGGCAGCCGTGTAAGCACGATAAGCTCAAACGCTGTGTCCGTCACACAGTACGGCATAAATATCCACGGCGGCAGCAGGGTGGAAGCAGGCATTTTCGCAAACACCTTTTCACGAAATAGTGTAAAGGATATCAGAGTCTCGGCTGACTCATACGGCTATATCGAGCCGGAAGACTAA
- a CDS encoding YqeG family HAD IIIA-type phosphatase: MFRDYYPCEYAKSVYDIDYKRLYDMGVRGLILDIDNTIVHHNDDATPEAEQLFCDIHAAGLKTVLLSNNDEERVQRFIKNIDTPYVCDADKPQPHGYERALEILGTEKQQTVVIGDQMFVDIIGANRCGIPSVLVHFIPVKGELWLGFKRYIEMAVLVMFRLDKKHRRPIGTDNGRADSMPKKQRKLFCEISPTTYAISEKKSIMLRHIRNYKSSEVYARGRCKKSFPCLVSSCSSHLIKKGKGIDPVTQHNKAQNIRLACERINGLVIRPGETFSFWQRVGNTTARKGYKEGRVIILDKLTKGLGGGLCNLANTIHRVVLQSPLTDTEFHMHSDALAPDEGDTYYRVSRIYKDTFDKKTGELKAHTLIVNNHSEVLFDPELIPAELLRDDG; encoded by the coding sequence ATGTTTAGAGATTATTACCCCTGCGAATATGCCAAGAGCGTTTATGATATCGACTATAAGCGCCTCTACGACATGGGTGTGCGTGGTCTGATACTCGATATCGACAACACGATAGTCCACCACAACGACGATGCAACGCCCGAAGCAGAGCAGCTGTTTTGTGATATACACGCAGCAGGGCTAAAGACAGTCCTCCTCTCAAATAATGACGAGGAGCGTGTGCAGCGCTTTATTAAAAACATCGACACCCCCTATGTCTGCGATGCAGACAAGCCGCAGCCGCATGGCTATGAGCGTGCGCTTGAAATACTCGGCACAGAAAAACAGCAGACAGTCGTGATAGGAGATCAGATGTTTGTAGATATTATCGGTGCAAACCGCTGCGGCATACCTTCTGTACTTGTACACTTTATCCCTGTAAAGGGCGAGCTCTGGCTCGGATTTAAAAGATACATAGAAATGGCAGTGCTTGTGATGTTCAGGCTCGATAAAAAGCACCGCAGACCCATAGGAACTGATAACGGGAGGGCAGACAGTATGCCTAAGAAACAAAGAAAGCTCTTTTGCGAGATAAGCCCCACTACCTACGCTATCTCCGAGAAAAAGAGCATAATGCTAAGACATATAAGAAACTACAAAAGCAGCGAGGTCTACGCAAGGGGCAGATGCAAAAAGTCATTCCCCTGCCTTGTGTCATCATGCAGCTCGCACCTTATCAAAAAGGGCAAGGGCATCGACCCTGTGACACAGCACAACAAGGCGCAGAATATCCGCCTTGCCTGCGAGCGTATAAACGGCCTTGTTATCCGCCCCGGCGAGACATTCTCCTTCTGGCAGCGGGTGGGCAACACCACCGCAAGAAAGGGCTATAAGGAGGGGCGTGTCATAATACTCGACAAGCTCACAAAGGGTCTTGGCGGCGGCCTTTGCAACCTTGCAAACACTATCCACAGAGTAGTGCTCCAGAGCCCGCTGACCGACACCGAGTTCCATATGCACTCGGACGCTCTGGCTCCCGACGAGGGCGACACATATTACCGTGTCTCCCGTATATATAAAGACACCTTTGACAAGAAAACAGGCGAGCTTAAAGCGCACACGCTTATAGTCAATAACCACTCAGAGGTGCTTTTTGACCCCGAGCTCATACCGGCAGAGCTTTTAAGAGACGATGGATAA
- a CDS encoding polysaccharide biosynthesis C-terminal domain-containing protein → MDKYKRLAFNTVIFTIGSFGSKIISLLLNNLYTEHISPSQLYTKSLLEMLALFLIPVFTLSLREAVIRYGLDNNYDKTEVFTTSSVLTLLGLLPMIVIVPLIHFIPLFSSLEGFAVLLIVYIFTSSVRAQCSQFVRARELVRLFSFDGILTTLLLLVFNIIFISHMGMGVRGFMLSTILSDLSSSVFLFFAAGLRRYLKAGAFSLELGKVMLRFCIPLIPTTVMWTFTGFSDQLFIGGIKGDDDAGIYSAATKIPNLVSMLSTIFFQSWNMSAITENDSSDRNIFYEKVYGAYEAVLFIGSAGLILLVKPLSAVLINYSVYPEYKTAYLYTPLLITAAVFTCLDLFLASIYTATDHTKNAFITILVVCLSNIVLNSVMIPLFGIQGAALATFISYFLCYIIRIIDARRFVPFKCRIAVNIIGTALILVMSLLVVLKPKGYILTELLLTGVVTIVFIRPLMPLIQRVSSRLRRTPPTDTK, encoded by the coding sequence ATGGATAAGTATAAACGGCTTGCTTTCAATACGGTTATATTTACTATCGGCAGCTTCGGCTCAAAAATAATCTCGCTGCTGCTCAATAACCTGTATACCGAGCATATAAGCCCTTCGCAGCTGTATACAAAATCGCTGCTCGAAATGCTTGCGCTGTTTCTGATACCCGTGTTCACACTCTCTCTGCGAGAGGCCGTGATACGCTACGGGCTCGACAACAACTACGACAAGACCGAGGTATTCACGACCTCCTCAGTGCTCACCCTGCTCGGGCTGCTGCCGATGATCGTGATAGTTCCGCTCATTCATTTCATACCGCTTTTCTCATCGCTTGAAGGCTTTGCCGTGCTGCTGATAGTCTATATCTTCACATCGTCTGTCAGGGCGCAGTGCTCGCAGTTCGTAAGGGCAAGAGAGCTTGTGCGGCTCTTTTCATTCGACGGCATACTCACGACACTCCTGCTGCTTGTTTTCAACATCATATTCATAAGCCATATGGGAATGGGTGTGCGCGGCTTCATGCTCTCGACTATCCTTTCAGACCTCAGCTCGTCAGTCTTTCTTTTCTTTGCAGCAGGGCTGAGGCGATACCTTAAGGCCGGCGCTTTCAGCTTAGAGCTCGGCAAGGTGATGCTCCGCTTTTGCATACCGCTTATCCCGACCACCGTTATGTGGACGTTCACAGGCTTTTCAGACCAGCTGTTCATAGGCGGCATAAAGGGCGACGACGATGCAGGCATCTACTCTGCCGCCACAAAGATACCCAACCTTGTGTCTATGCTCTCGACGATATTCTTCCAGTCGTGGAATATGTCTGCGATAACCGAGAACGATTCGAGCGACAGAAACATCTTCTACGAAAAGGTCTACGGCGCATACGAGGCTGTGCTTTTCATAGGAAGTGCAGGGCTGATACTCCTTGTAAAGCCCCTGTCTGCGGTGCTCATAAACTACAGCGTATACCCCGAATACAAAACGGCGTATCTTTACACTCCCTTGCTCATCACAGCGGCAGTATTCACCTGTCTTGACCTGTTTTTAGCAAGCATATACACCGCCACCGACCACACAAAGAACGCCTTTATCACGATACTGGTCGTCTGCCTGTCAAACATCGTGCTCAATTCAGTCATGATACCGCTTTTCGGCATACAGGGCGCAGCGCTGGCGACATTCATCAGCTATTTCCTCTGCTATATCATCAGGATAATAGATGCAAGGCGTTTCGTACCCTTTAAATGCAGGATAGCCGTCAACATCATCGGCACAGCGCTCATACTTGTCATGAGCCTGCTCGTAGTATTAAAGCCCAAGGGCTACATACTCACAGAGCTTCTGCTCACAGGCGTTGTGACGATAGTTTTCATACGCCCCCTGATGCCGCTTATCCAGCGTGTATCATCAAGGCTCAGGCGCACCCCGCCAACAGACACCAAATAA
- a CDS encoding HAD family hydrolase yields the protein MSDKRKTKGKMPVLAVCYDFDKTLSPDDMQAQGYIQAVYDGDIPSFWRECNELAEANEMDSNLAYMYKMVEEARGRILLTKNSLREYGSKVKLFPGVEEWFGRIKAYGDEHGVEVEHYIISSGLKEMIEGTSVAQAGAFEKIYASSFMFDDKDVPVWPAQVINYTNKTQFLFRISKGVLDINDPGVNDYFAPEDMRVPFRNMVYIGDSDTDIPCMKLVNSYGGHSIGVYNSETKDMTKVFKMLSENRIRYFAPADYTEGGKLDTLVKAMIDRTAANEVLEELYYECKQAAANGNREK from the coding sequence ATGTCTGATAAGAGAAAGACAAAGGGCAAAATGCCTGTGCTTGCTGTATGCTATGACTTTGACAAGACGCTCTCGCCTGATGATATGCAGGCGCAGGGCTACATACAGGCAGTCTACGACGGTGACATACCGTCATTCTGGAGAGAGTGCAACGAGCTTGCCGAGGCAAACGAGATGGACTCAAACCTCGCCTATATGTACAAAATGGTCGAGGAAGCAAGGGGCAGGATACTGCTTACCAAAAACAGCCTGCGTGAATACGGCTCGAAGGTCAAGCTCTTTCCCGGGGTGGAGGAGTGGTTCGGGCGGATAAAGGCGTATGGCGATGAGCACGGGGTAGAGGTTGAGCACTACATCATATCCTCGGGGCTCAAAGAGATGATAGAGGGCACATCTGTCGCACAGGCAGGGGCTTTTGAGAAGATATACGCAAGCTCCTTCATGTTTGACGACAAGGACGTGCCGGTGTGGCCTGCGCAGGTGATAAACTACACCAACAAGACGCAGTTTTTGTTCAGGATAAGCAAGGGCGTGCTCGACATAAACGACCCCGGCGTGAATGATTACTTTGCGCCTGAGGATATGCGTGTGCCGTTTCGCAATATGGTCTACATAGGCGACAGCGACACCGACATTCCCTGCATGAAGCTGGTAAACTCCTACGGCGGACACTCGATAGGCGTTTACAACAGCGAGACAAAGGACATGACGAAGGTTTTCAAAATGCTTTCCGAAAACCGCATAAGATACTTCGCCCCGGCTGATTATACCGAGGGCGGAAAGCTCGACACGCTTGTGAAAGCCATGATAGACCGCACCGCCGCCAACGAGGTGCTTGAGGAGCTATACTACGAATGCAAGCAGGCGGCAGCAAACGGCAATAGAGAAAAGTGA
- a CDS encoding NAD-dependent protein deacylase, which produces MERNEKIEALQKMIDESSRIVFFGGAGVSTESGIPDFRSRDGLYNQKYKYPPEQIISRSFFDSQPEEFYRFYRDKLLIDGVEPNIAHKKLAELEEAGKLAAVVTQNIDGLHQKAGSRTVYELHGSVLRNYCRKCHKFYDADFIKNSVPLPICECGGLVKPDVVLYEEGLDNEILENSIAAISSCDMLIIAGTSLVVYPAAGLVRYFRGKHLVIINRDATPMDNSADLVINEKIGEVLSQIKVGG; this is translated from the coding sequence ATGGAAAGAAATGAAAAGATCGAAGCATTGCAGAAGATGATCGACGAGAGCAGCCGGATAGTGTTCTTCGGCGGCGCAGGTGTCTCGACTGAGAGCGGCATACCTGATTTCCGCTCCCGTGACGGGCTTTACAATCAGAAATACAAATACCCGCCCGAGCAGATCATCAGCCGCAGCTTCTTTGACTCGCAGCCTGAGGAGTTCTACCGCTTTTACAGAGACAAGCTGCTCATTGACGGGGTAGAGCCCAACATCGCCCACAAAAAGCTCGCAGAGCTCGAGGAAGCAGGCAAGCTCGCAGCTGTTGTCACACAGAACATCGACGGGCTGCATCAGAAGGCAGGCAGCAGGACGGTCTACGAGCTGCACGGCTCGGTGCTGAGAAATTACTGCCGCAAGTGTCACAAATTCTATGATGCTGACTTTATCAAAAACAGCGTTCCCCTGCCTATATGCGAGTGCGGCGGACTTGTAAAGCCTGACGTGGTGCTTTACGAGGAGGGGCTTGACAACGAGATACTTGAAAACTCCATCGCTGCTATAAGCTCCTGTGATATGCTCATTATCGCAGGAACTTCGCTGGTGGTCTACCCGGCGGCTGGGCTTGTTAGGTATTTCAGGGGCAAGCATCTTGTGATAATAAACCGTGACGCCACACCTATGGACAACAGCGCTGACCTTGTGATAAACGAAAAGATAGGCGAGGTGCTTAGTCAGATAAAGGTCGGAGGATAA